The Triticum aestivum cultivar Chinese Spring chromosome 3A, IWGSC CS RefSeq v2.1, whole genome shotgun sequence genome includes a region encoding these proteins:
- the LOC123062953 gene encoding 5' exonuclease Apollo — protein sequence MPIEMPRGLPFAVDTWGPSSRRRRHRFLTHAHRDHLVGAAGAGPGGGGGALYATRLTLSLALRHFPQLDQGEFVEVEVGRTFKVDDPAGAFSVTAYDANHCPGAVMFLFEGEFGSILHTGDCRLTPDCAQNLPLKYIAKKGKDNVCRLDFVFLDCTFSKCFLKLPSKELAIQQVIACIWKHPDAPFVYLACDLLGHEEILVEVFRTFGSKIYVDTRRNSDCFKALSLTAPEIITDDPSCRFQIVGFHHLYDNASKKLEGARASLQPEPLFIRPSTQWYACGRNQKPSLTEAQQDDFGIWHVCFSIHSSRDELEQAMQLLQPQWVISTTPPCFAMELSYVKKHCFKTRLTTNDPLWKIFRDPLQKSVTSPSSVLASCTQPDEVLSTFVDDDHPTSASEECTDFDVSTLELQFVPSPPVEEPDITLFGRARFGSQAIDIMKEELCHQYIAAAEQTRFCAPEDLLHDSSQNVETYSGMDLITKQAPASQQDCGEAGDVAPSCQCAEAGDVAPSSQCKAPPPTIPEAFAVQPLPTVEHNISVVSDQPEKSDIIIEPISTSTTESSSLRMVRNAQVTECQTDHLCVIGSSKSLHASLKRLYRSRNVPVPHPLPSLVGLLESTKRVKRRPGSDYSLLNSRHSLP from the exons ATGCCGATAGAGATGCCGCGGGGGCTCCCCTTCGCCGTGGACACGTGGGgcccctcctcccgccgccggcgccaccgctTCCTCACCCACGCGCACCGGGACCACCTCGTCGGCGCCGCCGGGGCCGGccccggaggaggagggggcgcccTCTACGCCACCCGCCTCACCTTGTCCCTCGCCCTCCGCCACTTCCCCCAG CTGGACCAGGGGGAGTTTGTGGAGGTCGAGGTGGGGAGGACGTTCAAGGTGGACGACCCCGCCGGCGCCTTCTCCGTCACCGCGTACGATGCCAACCACTGCCCTG GGGCAGTTATGTTCTTGTTTGAGGGTGAATTCGGTAGCATACTGCACACGGGTGACTGCCGACTGACACCAGATTGTGCTCAGAACTTGCCACTGAAATACATAGCAAAGAAAGGGAAAGACAATGTTTGTCGTTTAGACTTCGTGTTCCTGGACTGCACATTTTCCAAATGCTTCCTCAAACTACCAAGCAAGGAGTTGGCAATCCAGCAG GTTATAGCTTGTATATGGAAGCATCCGGATGCACCTTTTGTATATCTTGCTTGTGACCTTCTTGGTCACGAAGAGATCCTAGTTGAGGTGTTCAGGACGTTTGGATCGAAaatttatgttgacacgagaaggaATTCAGATTGTTTTAAAGCGCTGTCACTCACAGCCCCTGAGATCATCACTGATGATCCATCTTGTCGCTTTCAG ATAGTTGGATTCCACCATTTGTATGATAATGCAAGTAAAAAGCTTGAAGGGGCAAGGGCTAGTCTTCAGCCGGAGCCTTTATTCATCCGCCCCTCAACGCAGTGGTATGCCTGTGGCCGAAACCAGAAACCCAGCCTAACAGAAGCTCAGCAGGATGATTTTGGGATCTGGCATGTCTGTTTCTCCATTCACTCTTCCCGGGACGAGTTGGAGCAGGCGATGCAACTTCTTCAACCTCAATGGGTCATCTCAACAACTCCCCCATGCTTTGCCATGGAGCTGAGCTATGTGAAGAAACATTGTTTCAAGACTCGCTTGACAACTAATGATCCATTGTGGAAGATATTCAGGGATCCTCTTCAAAAGTCAGTAACCTCGCCCTCATCGGTGCTTGCTTCTTGCACGCAGCCAGATGAAGTTCTCTCAACTTTTGTTGATGATGATCATCCAACTTCTGCCAGTGAAGAATGCACAGATTTTGATGTCAGCACACTTGAACTGCAATTTGTGCCATCCCCTCCAGTTGAAGAACCAGATATTACATTGTTTGGAAGAGCAAGATTTGGTTCTCAAGCGATTGACATAATGAAAGAAGAGTTGTGCCACCAGTACATTGCTGCAGCTGAACAAACCAGATTTTGTGCACCGGAAGATTTGCTTCATGATAGCAGCCAAAATGTTGAAACATATTCTGGTATGGATTTGATCACAAAGCAAGCCCCAGCTTCCCAACAAGATTGTGGGGAAGCTGGAGATGTGGCCCCCTCCTGTCAGTGTGCCGAAGCTGGAGATGTGGCCCCTTCCTCTCAGTGTAAAGCACCACCCCCAACCATACCAGAAGCATTTGCAGTTCAACCTTTGCCTACTGTTGAACACAATATATCAGTAGTGTCTGATCAACCAGAAAAGTCTGACATTATAATAGAGCCAATATCTACAAGCACTACGGAAAGTTCAAGCCTTCGCATGGTCAGAAATGCACAAGTAACAGAATGTCAAACGGACCACCTGTGTGTCATTGGATCATCGAAATCTTTGCATGCAAGTCTGAAGAGGCTGTACAGATCGAGGAATGTCCCTGTCCCGCATCCTCTCCCGTCTCTTGTTGGACTTTTGGAATCCACTAAACGGGTCAAAAGGCGACCTGGCTCTGATTATAGCTTGTTGAATTCACGGCACAGCCTACCTTGA